The uncultured Sunxiuqinia sp. genomic sequence AAAAAGAATGACAGGATTTTCCGGAAGTTCCATCTTATACCCATAAAGTAAACATTTTTAATACGATGAAAAGAGATCAAATTGTATTTGACATTATTGAAAAAGAACGCCAGCGTCAGTTGAGCGGAATTGAATTGATTGCGTCTGAAAACTTTGTTAGCGAGCAAGTCATGGAAGCGATGGGTTCGGTGATGACCAATAAATATGCTGAAGGATATCCGGGCAAACGTTATTATGGTGGCTGTCAGTGTGTTGATATGACTGAGCAATTGGCTATCGACCGTTTGAAAGAAGTATTTGGAGCAGCATATGCCAACGTGCAGCCACACTCCGGAGCGCAGGCCAATGCGGCTGTGTTAAGCGTTATTCTTAAGCCGGGCGATAAATTTTTAGGTCTTGATCTCTCTCATGGAGGCCATCTCTCTCACGGTTCTCCGGTTAATTCATCGGGTATTTTATACGAGCCAATTGCATACCATGTAAAAGAAGAAACCGGTTTGGTTGATTATGATGAAATGGAAGCTTTGGCTCGCGAACACAAACCAAAACTAATTATTGGTGGAGCATCGGCCTATTCGCGCGAATGGGACTATGCCCGCATGCGTAAAATTGCTGATGAAGTTGGCGCGATGTTTATGGTTGATATGGCTCACCCGGCTGGTTTAATCGCTGCCGGTTTGCTGGAAAACCCTGTCAAATACGCCCACATTGTAACATCAACAACTCATAAAACATTACGTGGTCCCCGAGGTGGTATCATTTTGATGGGTGAAGATTTTGAGAATCCATTTGGCTTTAAAACTCCGAAAGGGGTAACAAAAATGATGTCGGCAGTTATCGATTTTGCTGTTTTCCCCGGACAACAAGGTGGACCACTTGAGCACGTTATTGCATCAAAGGCTATTTCTTTTGGCGAAGCGTTAGATCCTTCCTATAAAGAATACCAGAGCCAGGTGAAAAAGAATGCGGCTGTTATGGCTCAGGCTTTTGTTAATAAAGGCTACAAAGTAATTTCAGGAGGTACCGATAATCACAGTATGTTAATTGATTTACGTACCAAATTTCCTGAATTGACCGGGAAAGTTGCTGAAAACACCTTGGTGAAAGCTGATATCACCATCAATAAAAACATGGTTCCTTTCGACAGTCGTTCGCCATTTACAACTTCTGGATTGCGTGTGGGAACTCCTGCAATTACAACTCGTGGGTTGAAAGAAGAGCAAATGCCTATGATTGTTGATTTGATTGATGAAGTGTTGAGTGACGTTGAAAATGAAGCTGTAATCACATCAGTTCGCGAAAAAGTAAATAAAATGATGAAAGACCTGCCTTTGTTTGCTTGGTAGATCACTTTCTGATTGAAATATATTGAGAGGGCGCTCCAAATGGAGTGCCCTTTTTTTGCGCTTTTCTATAGCAGTTTCGTCATTACGTTTTAGCCGTTTTAAGATTTCTCAAAAGCGGAAAACATGCTCCCGGGAAATTTTTTTGTTCTCAAAAGCAGACGAAAAGCTTCCGGAAAATTATTTTTGTCCAAATGACTGATGAGAACGTCGTAGAATTTGCATTGTAAGCAAACTGCGGACTGCAGAACTTCGGTTTAGATTGTGCGTTACAGCTTGTTTACTTTAAATACAAATTGCTATCGCCGTAGCTGAGGAAACGGTAGTTGTTGTCGAGTGCGTGCTGATACACCCGTTTCCAGTCGTCACCCAGATAGGCTGAAATAAGCAAAAGCAAGGTGCTTTGTGGTTGATGAAAGTTTGTAATCATACCGTCAACCAAACGAAACTGATAGCCCGGCAAAATAATGATTTGGGTAGAAGCGATCACCACCGGCAGTTCGTTTTTGTCCATATAATCGAGCAAGGCCTGTAGAACATCGGCGGTAGATTCATGGTTGGTAGCTTCGTAGGGCGACCACTGCTTTACATGTAATTTATTGGGTGCCTGATGCGGATTGTTCAGGATTGATTTGCCCAACCAATAAAGGCTTTCCAGCGTGCGAATTGACGTTGTCCCCACAGCGATGAGCTTAGCTTTATGTGGGATGAGTTTTTCAATGAGCTGGCGCGAAACAACAATTGTTTCCGAGTGCATCTCGTGCTCGGCAATGGTGGCAGACTTAACCGGTTTAAAAGTTCCGGCACCAACGTGCAGCGTCACTTCTGCCAGCGATATTGATTTTTCCTTCAACGATTGAAACACTGCATCGGTAAAATGCAAGCCGGCTGTTGGAGCGGCCACCGAACCTTCTATTTTCGAATAAATCGTTTGATACCGTTCGTGGTCGCTGGCTTCTGTCTCGCGATGTAGGTAGGGTGGTATCGGTAATATTCCGCAGGCTTCAATCAGCGAGGCAAAGTCAACCGCCGGATTGTTCCAGCTAAATTGAACAACCACGTTGCCATTTTCCTGATTCAATTTTTTTGCCACCAGGGTAATCGCTTTTCCATTTACGTCCACTTGCCGCTCCAGAGGTTCCTTTTTCCATTTTTTTAAATTGCCGACCATGCAATTCCAACTACATTGTTGGGTTTGCTGAAACGCAAGTTGATAGTCGGCAGGCGAATCCGGATCAAGACAGAAAATCTCTATTTGTGCCCCCGTTTTTTTCTGAAATGGAAGTCGCGCACGAATAACTTTGGTATTATTCGAGACCAGTAAACTCTTTTCGGGCAAATAATCAGTAATTGAGCGAAAGATGGCATCTGATATCTGACCATTTTCCCAAACGAGTAATTTCGACGCATCGCGTTCGGTGAGTGGATATTTCGCAATACGTTCGTCCGGCAAATTGTAGTTCAATGCCTGTGCACTTTGATTAAAAACCGGTTTTATAGAAGTTTTTTCGCTCATGAGCGGCAAAAGTACTGAAATATTATTTTCAGTTAAAATTGTTCTTAGTTTTGTGGTAAAATATAGTGAACTATGATAAAAGTAGGAGATCGGGTAAAGTTTATGAATGATGTCGGTGGCGGCGTTGTTACCAAAGTAGTTAGTAAGTCTTTGGTTCATGTTGAAAATGAAGACGGTTTCGAGATTCCGACTTTAGTGTCTGACTTAGTAGTTATTGCCGACGAACAGTATGCTGAAAAACCAAGTGTAGAACAATTTGCAGCACAAGCTAATCCGAAAAAGCCGGAACCGGTTAGTGAACCGGTAAAGGAGGAAGTGGTGCTGATTAAAGGAAATGACAAACCCAATTTTCAGTTGGCCTTTGTGCCTGAGAATAGTCAAAATCCGCTGGAAGGAACTATCAAACTGTATTTAATCAACGACAGTAACTTTTCCGTTTTATATCATTTTTCTGAGTTGAAAGGAAGCGAATACACCAGTAAGGAAGCGGGGGAGTTGGAGCCGAATACGAAATTGTGGTTGGATTCAATTGCCCAGGTTGACATTGCTGAGCTGCCGGAGTATTTCTTTCAGTTAATCTGCTATCGCGAAAAAGCAAGTCAGTTGGAACGTCCTGTAGAAGCTTCAGTGAAAATTAACCCGGTGAAGTTTTATAAGTCGGGTAGTTTTGTGTCCAACGAGTTTTTCAATGAAAAAGCGATGGTCATGAGACTAAACCCAAACCCGATGGAAAAGGTGGTTGAAGCCTTGACCGAAAAGGAGGTAAAGAAAGCGGTAAGTGCAAAAGAGCCTGCCCGTAAACGAAGGCGAGTTGTCGAAAATACGGATATGCTGGAGGTGGATTTACATATTCACGAGTTGATTGATGATACCGCCGGACTCTCGAACAAGGAAATGTTGGATTTACAAATGAAACATTTTCATGAGAAAATGGATGAGGCGATTAAAAAGCGGATAAAGAAAGCCGTTTTTATTCATGGCCTTGGAAACGGAACACTGAAACAGGAAATTCGTCGGGAGCTAACGCATAAGTATAGAAAATACAACTTTCAGGATGCCAGCTTTCAGGAATATGGCTATGGGGCAACCATGGTTATTCTGCATAAATAAATTGAGCTGATTAGAATAGTTCAGCGTTTTTCATAATTTTGCAGCGCAGACCGCTCTATCGCTCTTCAATTTATATTGAAGGGAGGAAAGTCCGGGCAACAGAGGGCACCATGTTTCTTAATTGGAAGGCGGGCGAAAGCTTGCAGTAGTGTAACAGAAAATGACCACCTCGGCTTCCCGGGGAAAGGGTGAAAAGGTGAGGTAAGAGCTCACCGGTTTCGGAGGTAACTTCGAGGGCCGTACACCTCGTGGGTTGCAAGACCAAATATATCACGACCAGGAGCTGCCCGTTCCATTTCAACCTGGTTGAAAGTCGTGAGGGGTAGGTTGCTAGATCGTAGCAGTGATGCTGCGGCCAGATAAATGATAGAGGCTCTCCGTCTTTAGGTGGAGGGTACAGAACCCGGCTTACAGGTTTGCGTTTTTAATTTTATAAACAGACAAACTATTTTTTTCAATGATATGTTAAGATAGTTTGTCTGTTTTTTTTATACCTTTTAGGTGATAAACAAATCCATTCATGAAAAAGAGTTTACTAGTGCTTAGCACATTATTTTTTGCTGTTACTGTAGTTGTTGCACAGATAGCTGATACCAATTCAACGCTGACAATTCATTCAAACACGATCATTTCAAGTGGCGACGGTGTTCCCTTTTGGTTGCAAATGAATCAGCAGGGAATGATTGATGATTCCGATCCGATTCAGGAGCTATTTATTTTAGACTATGACAAGCAAGCTGATCGTAATCTACAAGATAAATTTCAACTGGCCTATGGAGTGAACTTAGTTGGCCGATTATCGGAGAACTCGACTTTTAATCCGAATGAATACTGGGCACAGCTGCACTTTAAAAGATGGTTTTTGCATGTTGGAGCAAAGGCTGAACCGATTTTTGCCAATGGCTTATCGTTAACCAACGGAAACTTTTACCTGTCGAATAACGCACGTCCATTACCACGCGTTGGTTTTGGAACAGCCGACTTCAAGCTATTTCAAAATGGATGGTTGAGTAAGTTCGCTTTTGATTTTGAGTACAATGAGTATTTATTAGTTGATAACCGAATTGTTGATGATGGGAACTTACACCATAAACGATTGGATGTAAATTATTCAATAACCGACAAGTGGACTTTCTCAGCCGGTGTGGATCATTGGGTATTTTGGGGTGGGACATATACATCAAGCAGTGGTGATTTTATAATGCCTGGGTTTGAAGATTATTTCAGATATATAACTGGTAGGGTAGGAAGTAACGATGCCCCGGCAATTGATCGGGCTAACGTGGCGGGAAACCAGCTCGGTCAGTATTTAGCCTCTTTGGAGTACGATGGCGAAAGCGATTATCTGAAATTGTATTGGCAACACCCTTGGGAAGATCGCTCAGGCATTCAGCTGGAAAATGCTCCTGACGGTTTGTGGGGAATTTATTGGAAGCATGTTGCTGATAAACCCTTTATAGAGTCGGCTGTGCTGGAATATGCCAACACCAGAGATCAAAGTGGGCAACATCACAAATACCATCCAGATCCAAGCCGACCTGATTATGAGGTTGGCGAAGGAGAAGACAATTATTTTACGCATGGCGTTTATAAATCGGGTTTTGTGAGTTATGATCGAATGATTGGAATTCCATTATTCATTCCGATTTTTAATGAGGACGGAGTTTCGAAAGGGTTTGATAATACCCGGTTTTTGGCAATTCACAATGGCTTAAGTGGATGGATCAATAACTCAATCGAATGGAAAACGAAGCTTAGCTATTCGAAGCACTATGGGAGGCACAATGCCGAGTATGCTTCACCTAAAGAGTTTCTTTCGGCATCAGTTCAAGCAACGTACATATTGCCAAATATTCCTCTACGGTGTGGTATTCAGCTAGCTTATGATCACGGTTCAATATTGCCGTCCGATTTTGGAGCGGCTGTTAAACTGAGCTATTCATTGAAATAATCGACAGGATTATTGTTTTAAGCAAGCCTCTTTTTTGACCTGATAAATTTGAATGGATCTTGGTGAACCGGAATTCCAGTTGATAGAACACGACGTGTAAGTTGTATTTGTTTTGATCTTTTCTTCATAATTTTTTCGGAGCGTCTGTGCAAATATCCTATTACCGCAAAACTGATTGCCAGCGTTAAAAGAAAACTGAAAGTTGTCGATAAGTAAGCTTGTGATGATATGCTCAATGAAACAAAGAATAACGTGTATAATATCAAAAAAACACTCGCTTGAATATGTTGCATCCCGGAGCGAATTAGAATATGATGAATATGATTCATATCTGCCGAAAAAGGAGAACGCTTCTGATAAAGACGTATAGCAAACACCCGTAAAGTATCGGTAACCGGTACAATGAGTAACGAAAGAATAAAGTTAGGCGCATTGTGAATTTTGACCATCTCAGGTGCCGTCACGTTAAAGCTTAAAAATTTAATCGCCAGAATACCTAATAAGCATCCTAATATTAAAGAGCCTGTATCGCCCATAAATATTTTATTTTCTTTTCCCCAAAGGTTAAAGCGTAAAAAGGCTAATAAACTTCCGGCTACCGCAAAACTCAAAATGGTGTATGCAAAGTGTCCGGTTATCAGAAAGCATACACCCAGTATTGATGAAACCAACATTGTGATTGAAGCTGCAAGCCCATCAATCCCATCAATTAAGTTTATCGCATTGATAAGAAAAAGTAGAAGCATAAATGAAATTGGGGCACTCATCCAAATACTAATTTGGTTGAGGTAAAATAAGTTTGATAAGCTGCTGATTTGCACATTGCCCATAAAAACCAAAATGCCGGCAGCTAATACCTGAATCAACAATTTTTTCATTGGAGCAATGATCAGGATATCATCTTTCAGTCCGATGAAAAATAATAAGATAAGCGCAGCAAGTATGTATCTGAATTCGGGAAACTCAATCTGTCCAATGAACAAGATTGAACTTAAGGTTATTCCAATGAAAATACTGACACCGCCTAATGTAGGGATAACAGTTTTGTTTAATTTTCGTGAATTTGGTACGTCAAATAATTTTTTTTCTTGTGAAATACGCACGATTGGGGGAATGCATACATAAGTGATGAGAAAACTTATAATGATTGTGCAGAATATGTAGAATAAGTATTGTTCCATAGATGAATGGTTTAATTCAAAGGTAACACTTTAATATGTTTGTTAGCAGATTTTAATATTATTAAAATGTTTTCTTTTGTCTTTTTTTGTGTTGTAATGATATGTAAATATTTGTTAGTCTATTCTTTGTGAATTATCATAGGAGAAACCTATCGATTGATAAAATTAGATCAAGTACTTTGCTTCCGGTGAAAGTGACAGTGTCGACTAAATGTTGTGTATAGATTGCTTTCATTTTTTATTTAATGATTATTTTTGACGCTGGATAAATCACAATTAGGATTATTATTAAACATGATGGTACTTTTAAATAATAGTTGCGTTGGCTAATTATATTTTTTTGTTATGCTGAAAAAAGGGGATTACAAATGGCATGCCGTTTATGTCAAATCGCGTGCAGAGAAAAGATCATTCGAAGACATTGTATCTAAAGGTATAGATGCCTATTTGCCGCTTAAAATATCGAAGAAAAAATGGAGCGATCGGATTAAGGTTGTAGAAGAACCTCTTATTCGGGGCTATCTGTTTGTAAAGGTCAGTAATCGGGAGTATGTTAAGGTTTTACAAGCTTCCGGAGTTGTCGCTTATGTTAGTTTTGGAGGAAAGCGAGCCGAGATTCCGGAAAAGCAAATTCAGGATTTAAGAGTATTTCTGGAAGAACTTAATGACGCCGTACAAGTTACCAATGAAAACCTGACTAAGGGCGAGAAAGTGAAGGTTTTGAGTGGCCCATTGGAAGGAATGGAAGGAGAGATCTCAGAGATCAAAGGTCGAAAAAGAATCGGGATGCGTTTTGAATCGCTAGGATGCTCTGTTTTTGCTGATGTTTCAATAGAACTAGTAGAAAAAGTTGAATCAATAAAATAGGTTTTATATCTTTAATTTATTGATAATGAGTTTGTATATAGCAATTCCTATTATTACACCCGAGATATTGGCACAGATATCAAGCAAAGAAAAATGTCTGCCTAAACGCATGGTAATTTGAAGGAATTCCATAAAAACGCCCCAGCCAACAATAAACGAGTATAGCTTCCAACGTTCGATATTAGTTTTCACATGAAAGGTCCACAAAATTAGGAGCGAGAATAGAAAGTACATCATCATGTGAATTAATTTGTCAGCTCCCGGGAATAAAGGCACCTTTGGAAAATCGTCCAAAGGTAGCAAAGACAGCAAGACAATGATGCCAAGATAGAGGACTGATATTAGTAGTCTTATCTCAAATGAAAATAAGCTGAAGATTTTTTTTATTATTTTGTTGTCGATCTCTACTTCTTTCATTTTTTATGAGTTGATTTTTTCAAATTGATAACTTTTTTTTCAATGTGATAAAGTTTAGGGGTGGTATTCGGAATTGATATCTTCGATTAATTTAGATTCATAGAAACAAATTTATGCTTATTATGGTTGAAACATCATTGTCATGTTTCAGTTATCAAATAATTAATACAAAAATCATTCATGAAAACTGCTTCACTAAAACAAATAAGAGATGAACTAAAAATCTATTCTTCTGAAGATTTACAATCGTTATGTATCAGGCTAGCAAAGTACAAAAAGGATAATAAGGAATTACTCAGTTATTTATTGTTTGAAGCTGATGATGAAGTAGCCTATATTCAGTCGGTAAAGGATGAGATTGATAGCGGTTTTGAATGTATGAACCGGAAAAGTACTTATTTTATTAAAAAGAGCTTGCGCAAAATACTAAGAGATATGACCAAGTACATCAAGTACTCGGGAATTAAAACGACTGAACTGGATTTATTGATCTATTTCTGTCGCAAAATTAGAACCTCGAAAATCCCTCTCAACAGGAGTTTAGAGTTGCGGAATATTTATGCTCGTCAGGTTATTAAGATTGAGAACTTGCTTAAGAAACTCCATGAAGATATTCAATTTGACTATCATGATGATGTTCGATTTTTGAAAGTATAAAAAAGACGATGCCATTAAAACTTCGTCTTTTATATTAATTGTTGTTTTCGATTAATCGTATTGATGTTCTCCTTCTGCTGGACCACAATCGCAATCACAATCAAGCCCTTTTTCATATTGTTCAAGGGCTCTTAAACTCATTCCCATCGATGAAAATCCTCCGTCGTGGAAAAGGTTTTGCATGGTTACTTTCTTCGTTAAATCGGAGAAAAGCGTGATGCAGTAATTTGCACACTCATCACCTGTTGCATTACCAAGCGGAGACATACGCTCGCCAAAGTCAAGCAGTTTGTCCATTCCCTTTACACCACTACCGGCAGTGGTCACTGTTGGCGATTGCGAAACGGTATTGATCCGTACGTTACGTTCACGCCCATAAATGTACCCAAAACTACGTCCGATTGACTCCAGCAATGATTTAGCATCGGCCATATCATTATACCCATAAAAAGTACGCTGAGCGGCAACATAAGAAAGGGCAACCACAGATCCCCATTCATTTATGGCGTCTAACTTTCGTGAAACCTGAAGTACTTTGTGGAATGAAATCGCTGAGATATCAAGCGTCTTTTCGAGATAGCTGTAATCAAGGTCGCTATAGTGGCGACCTTTTCTAACATTGGGCGACATTCCTATTGAGTGTAAAACAAAATCAATTTTACCTCCAAGGACTTCCATTGATTTTTTTACGAGGTTTTCAAGTTCTTCAACATTAGTGGCATCTGCAGGAATTAACTCTGCACCACATTTTTCAGCTAGTTTAGCTGTGTCTCCCATTCGTAAGGCAATGGAAGTATTGGTAAGTGTGAAGGTTGCTCCTTCTTCGTGGGCTCTTTCAGCTACTTTCCATGCAATGGAGTCAGCATTTAAAGCACCAAAAATAATTCCCTTTTTACCTTTAAGTAAATTATAAGCCATGATTTTAAATTTATGAGTAAAACAACTCTCGTTTAAAATGGTTGTAAAAAATTATCATACAACAAAAAACCGGCTTTTGCCGGCTGATTTGATTTTTAAATCTTTTCTATGTAGCTGACAGGGAGCCATCCCTGATTGCCATCAGCTATTCGAACCTCTATCCAGTTTCCCAAACTGTCTTTTATTTCCACTTTTAGCCCTTCGTGAATCAAGAATAAATCTGTACCACTTTCCGATGGCGAACTTTTAACAGTAACACTAGGTTGAGTAATTATGGCAAAATTGTGGTTCTTCATTCGATTTTTCTGCCGTGCGGCAAAGTTATAACTAAAAATTGAAATGCCTATAATAAAAATGCCCAGCCAAAAAGAGAGCCGTTTTATTGCTATTGTCCGGGTAAAAAGAAATAGTCCGGATAGAATTAGAACTAAGATAAATGAACTAATGCTGATTTTAGCCCATCCATCAGTCGAAAACTGATTGGCAATATTGTTCCACCATCGAATAAAAAATACTTTAGGAAGTGGATCAATGGCATCAACGACATGCTGGTTGGCCAGTTCGAGGTTGAATTGGATATCTTCATCTTTTGGTGCCAATAATTTGGCACGTTCGTAATTGATGATTGCCTGAGTAACCTGACCGGATTTAAAGTAAGCATTGCCCAGATTGAAATAAACTTCGGCTGACTCTAAATTACCATTGAGAATCTCGTTATATGCTTCAATAGCCTGATCGTATTCCTGATTCGTATAATGCTCATTTGCTTTTTCGAGTAAATTTTGTTGAGCGAGGGCGTTCAGCGAAAAGAATAGAATGAATATGATTTGAAAAAATGTTTTCATTGTTTTTTTCCTATTAACGAATTTGTTTTTCCAATTTCCCCATTAAGCCGGCGGCTTTATCGTATAGTTCTGCTTTAGTCGAGTCAACTGCACTTGGTGCATATCGGGCGTATTCGCACGTGTCGACAATATGAATGAAGTCGGTAATTACCTCTGGTGAAACCTGACGTTTTTCTAGAGATTCCGAAGCATTTTGCCTGTTCATATCAGCAAGCGGAATACTCAATTTATCACTCAAATATCCCCAAAAAGCTTTTAAAACAGACTCGTAGAAAGCCTCATCGTTATCATTTTTTAAATGACCAGCAGCAACCTTCAAGTGTTTACGAGCTACTTTATTGGCTTTCTTGTTTCGAACAAGTTGCATATTGGAATTCTCTTTCAGTTTTTTACGATATACCAAGGCTATCACAGTAAATAATAATGCAGCACCCAAATAAAGCAGGTAAAAAGCTAAACTTCCGAAGAACGAAGATTCCTTGGGCTTCAGTTTATACTTACCTTGTTTAATGAAGCGGATGTCTTTTCCAATAAAGCGCACATCTTCTTTCGAATAGGCACTGGTAACCGTTGTATTTTGGTCATCATTTCCTTTTTCTACCTGAAGCGTAAACTCTTTGGAATGAGCGTATTCGAAATTTCTACTAGCCGGGTTAAAGCTGGCAAATTTAACAGGCGGAATAGAATATTCACCTGCAAAACGCGGAATAAACAAATATTCAAATGTTTTGCTTCCGGTTAATCCGCCGTTCGATGTATTTAAATTCTCGCTGGTCTTCGGATCGTAAACTTCAAAATCAGCTGGGAATTCAACATTAGGAGCATCAATCAGTCGCAAATTTCCGCTTCCCGAAATGGTAATCTTCAACGTCGCTGCTTCGTTCGATTTAAGCTGAGCTTTGTCCAACGAAGCCGAAAACTTTAAATTACCAACACCGCCGGTAAAGCTTGCTGGTTCTGAAGGTAAATTTTTAACATTGATTGAAACCGGAGGACTAACCACTTTAGCCTGAATGTTTCGATAATTATCGAAGAAATCGTCGAAGAAGCTTCGCTGCTGGCGAATGCGTTGTCTAACCAAACAGGTGATTTCAAAAGGATCGATGGTTATTTTTCCTGTTTGCTGTGGAAAAAGTATGGTTTTCTTCAATACGCCAACCTGGTATATCTTGTTGTTGTATACTTCTCGTGTAAAGCTAATCTGATTTGGAATGTCAATCTCCTGTGTCCAAAATCCGGCGTAGGAGGGGAGTTTTACATCATCAAAATTAGTGATTGGAACATCGGGAGCAACGTAAATTTTAACAGTCGCTATAATTTGTTCACCCTTATAAACGTTGCGTTTATCCAGATCCACTTTCACAAAAAGGTCATCTTTATCGATAGAACCACTGGCAGCAGTTGATGATTGCTGCCGTTGATTGTTGGTAGAACTTTGTGGCTTTTGTCCCTTGACTACCTGAATACTCAACTCATTGGATTCATATACTTTTCCATCAACTTTTATGGATGCAGGGCGAATAGTAAACTTGCCTTCTTCTTTAGCACGTAAAATAAAAATATAAGAAAAACTGACCGATTGAGTCGTCTTTCCGTTAATAATTTGCACACTCGAACTTTGCGAGGTTGATGGCCCCATTAAAACATCAAAATTAGATATGTCGGGTAATTGCAAATCGGTGCCACGTTCGTTTAATGTAAATGATAAACGAAACTGTTCACCTACAGAGACCACATTTGGTCCCGACATGGTAAATCTTACGCTGTCGGCATCTGCAAAAAATGCCGGAATGAGGAGTAATAGTGTTACAATAAGTTTTTTAGTCATCTTGCTTAATTATGCTCGATTGAAATTTTTGTTAAAATTAACAAATAATCAGCTACCAGTCTTTGTCGGTTTTACGCTGTTTCGCTTTTTCCGCTTGAGCCTTTTTCACTTTCTCCTGAATTTTTTTCTCGTCATTCTGTAAGGCTTGCAATAAGCGTTCAGCAGCCTCCTTCGATATCTTTTGCTGCTGTTGCTGTTGCTGTTGCTGTTGCTGTTGATCTTTATTTTGTTGGTCCTTATTTTTGTCCTTATTCTGATCTTTGTTTTGATCTTGCTTGTCCTTGTTGTGTTGATCCTTATCTTTATCCTGATCCTGATTTTTGCCCTGATCCTTGTTTTTGTTTTGCTGTTTCTTTTGTTCTTCCTGTTTTTTCTTCAGGTTCATAGCATAAACAAGATTGTATTTACTGTCAAGGTCTTCCGGATTGTTTCGCAAAGCCTTTTTATAAGCTTCAATACTCTCGTCTAGCTTATTTTGCATGAGCATCGAATTTCCCAAATTGTGATACGCTCTGGATTTTTCATTTTTATCATCGCTTTTCTCCGCAATCTCTTCAAATTTGGAGGTTGCCTGGTCAAACTTCATTTGTTTATACAGGGCATCGCCCAGATTGAAATTCCATTGCAAATCATCAGGGCGTTTATCCAGTGCTTTTCTGTAGGCCGTTTCGGCTTGGCTAAAGGCAGTGGTGTCGAGCTTGATGGTATCTTCCAGCGCTTGCTCAAATATCTCGTTTCCTTGGCGAATAAATTTGCGTTCGTTTTGTGCTTGAGACTGAATCCCCAGAAATAACAAGAATAAAAAAAGTACGGTATGTATAAATCCTAATTTCTTCATTATCCAAATAATTTGACGTTTTTCAAATATTTGTTCTTTCTCTCTAACAGTAAAAAGTCAATTAATAGCAATAGAATAGAAAATCCTAAAAACCATTGAAACTGGTCTTCATAATCTGAATAAACCAACGATTCCATTTCTGCCTCTTCCATTTTGTCAATTTCGTTGAAAAGGGTATTTAATCCTACCTGAGCATTGTTGGCTCGCACATAGATTCCATTTCCAGCCGCCGCAATCTGTTGCAGCATTTCCTCATTCAGTTTGGTTACCACTACGTTTCCTTCTTTGTCTTTACGATAATCTCTTTGTCCGTTTTTATATACAGGAATCGGTCCTCCTTGAGGAAGTCCCATACCAATGGTGTGAACAATAATTCCTTTT encodes the following:
- a CDS encoding MraY family glycosyltransferase, which codes for MEQYLFYIFCTIIISFLITYVCIPPIVRISQEKKLFDVPNSRKLNKTVIPTLGGVSIFIGITLSSILFIGQIEFPEFRYILAALILLFFIGLKDDILIIAPMKKLLIQVLAAGILVFMGNVQISSLSNLFYLNQISIWMSAPISFMLLLFLINAINLIDGIDGLAASITMLVSSILGVCFLITGHFAYTILSFAVAGSLLAFLRFNLWGKENKIFMGDTGSLILGCLLGILAIKFLSFNVTAPEMVKIHNAPNFILSLLIVPVTDTLRVFAIRLYQKRSPFSADMNHIHHILIRSGMQHIQASVFLILYTLFFVSLSISSQAYLSTTFSFLLTLAISFAVIGYLHRRSEKIMKKRSKQIQLTRRVLSTGIPVHQDPFKFIRSKKRLA
- a CDS encoding UpxY family transcription antiterminator produces the protein MLKKGDYKWHAVYVKSRAEKRSFEDIVSKGIDAYLPLKISKKKWSDRIKVVEEPLIRGYLFVKVSNREYVKVLQASGVVAYVSFGGKRAEIPEKQIQDLRVFLEELNDAVQVTNENLTKGEKVKVLSGPLEGMEGEISEIKGRKRIGMRFESLGCSVFADVSIELVEKVESIK
- a CDS encoding VanZ family protein: MKEVEIDNKIIKKIFSLFSFEIRLLISVLYLGIIVLLSLLPLDDFPKVPLFPGADKLIHMMMYFLFSLLILWTFHVKTNIERWKLYSFIVGWGVFMEFLQITMRLGRHFSLLDICANISGVIIGIAIYKLIINKLKI
- a CDS encoding SDR family oxidoreductase, which gives rise to MAYNLLKGKKGIIFGALNADSIAWKVAERAHEEGATFTLTNTSIALRMGDTAKLAEKCGAELIPADATNVEELENLVKKSMEVLGGKIDFVLHSIGMSPNVRKGRHYSDLDYSYLEKTLDISAISFHKVLQVSRKLDAINEWGSVVALSYVAAQRTFYGYNDMADAKSLLESIGRSFGYIYGRERNVRINTVSQSPTVTTAGSGVKGMDKLLDFGERMSPLGNATGDECANYCITLFSDLTKKVTMQNLFHDGGFSSMGMSLRALEQYEKGLDCDCDCGPAEGEHQYD
- a CDS encoding tetratricopeptide repeat protein, with product MKTFFQIIFILFFSLNALAQQNLLEKANEHYTNQEYDQAIEAYNEILNGNLESAEVYFNLGNAYFKSGQVTQAIINYERAKLLAPKDEDIQFNLELANQHVVDAIDPLPKVFFIRWWNNIANQFSTDGWAKISISSFILVLILSGLFLFTRTIAIKRLSFWLGIFIIGISIFSYNFAARQKNRMKNHNFAIITQPSVTVKSSPSESGTDLFLIHEGLKVEIKDSLGNWIEVRIADGNQGWLPVSYIEKI
- a CDS encoding BatD family protein; amino-acid sequence: MTKKLIVTLLLLIPAFFADADSVRFTMSGPNVVSVGEQFRLSFTLNERGTDLQLPDISNFDVLMGPSTSQSSSVQIINGKTTQSVSFSYIFILRAKEEGKFTIRPASIKVDGKVYESNELSIQVVKGQKPQSSTNNQRQQSSTAASGSIDKDDLFVKVDLDKRNVYKGEQIIATVKIYVAPDVPITNFDDVKLPSYAGFWTQEIDIPNQISFTREVYNNKIYQVGVLKKTILFPQQTGKITIDPFEITCLVRQRIRQQRSFFDDFFDNYRNIQAKVVSPPVSINVKNLPSEPASFTGGVGNLKFSASLDKAQLKSNEAATLKITISGSGNLRLIDAPNVEFPADFEVYDPKTSENLNTSNGGLTGSKTFEYLFIPRFAGEYSIPPVKFASFNPASRNFEYAHSKEFTLQVEKGNDDQNTTVTSAYSKEDVRFIGKDIRFIKQGKYKLKPKESSFFGSLAFYLLYLGAALLFTVIALVYRKKLKENSNMQLVRNKKANKVARKHLKVAAGHLKNDNDEAFYESVLKAFWGYLSDKLSIPLADMNRQNASESLEKRQVSPEVITDFIHIVDTCEYARYAPSAVDSTKAELYDKAAGLMGKLEKQIR